From Calothrix sp. PCC 6303, a single genomic window includes:
- a CDS encoding lipid kinase translates to MNERALLLINHHSRQGKQRSDEVVAYLQNLGLELFIESTDEPHHMTEMIHQYKHRVDLVIVGGGDGTLNAAIEGLLETKLPLGVLPLGTANDLARTLNIPNSLPAACNAIASGKIRYIDLGWVNGKHFFNVASLGLSVKITQRLTKQAKRRWGVLAYAATALKVIWESRPFSADIILQGRTISVKTVQIAVGNGRYYGGGMAVVFDANIDDQRLDLYSLEMKHWWQIIPLLPAMRDGKHIHWRNVRALEGQEFEVYTRKPRPINTDGEITTYTPAHFRVIPKAIAVFVPN, encoded by the coding sequence ATGAATGAGCGGGCATTGCTTCTAATTAATCATCATTCCCGTCAAGGTAAACAACGCAGTGATGAAGTTGTTGCATATCTGCAAAATCTAGGTTTGGAGTTATTTATCGAATCTACCGATGAACCCCACCACATGACGGAGATGATTCACCAATATAAGCATCGAGTTGATTTGGTAATTGTCGGTGGGGGAGATGGTACCCTAAATGCAGCTATCGAAGGTTTACTAGAAACTAAATTACCCCTAGGAGTCTTGCCATTAGGAACCGCAAACGATTTAGCTAGGACTTTGAATATACCAAATTCCTTACCCGCAGCTTGTAATGCGATCGCATCCGGAAAAATCCGCTACATTGATCTAGGTTGGGTTAATGGTAAACACTTTTTCAATGTCGCAAGTTTAGGACTAAGCGTCAAAATTACCCAGCGATTAACCAAACAAGCTAAACGTCGTTGGGGTGTTCTTGCCTATGCAGCTACCGCACTCAAAGTTATTTGGGAATCTCGACCCTTCAGCGCTGATATTATTCTTCAAGGTAGAACCATTTCTGTGAAAACTGTCCAAATTGCCGTGGGCAATGGTCGATATTACGGAGGCGGAATGGCGGTAGTATTTGATGCCAATATAGACGACCAAAGGCTTGATTTATATAGTTTAGAGATGAAACACTGGTGGCAAATTATCCCCTTACTACCAGCAATGCGAGATGGTAAACATATCCATTGGCGAAATGTCCGCGCTTTAGAAGGTCAAGAATTTGAAGTATACACCCGCAAGCCCCGTCCCATCAACACAGACGGCGAAATTACAACCTATACACCCGCACATTTCCGCGTTATTCCCAAAGCTATAGCTGTATTTGTCCCCAATTAA
- a CDS encoding NAD(P)H-quinone oxidoreductase subunit 4 has product MMADQFPWLTAIILLPLVGAFLIPLLPDKDGKYVRWYALGVGIADFILMCLAFWLNYDPNSTTFQMAESYSWLPQIGLSWSVSVDGLSFPLVLLAGFVTTLAIFSAWQVDRRPKLFYSLMLVLYAAQIGVFVAQDLLLFFIMWEVELIPVYLLICIWGGQKRRYAATKFLIYTAAASIFIIVAAIAMALYGGNDVTFDIVALKLKDYPLGLELFLYAGLLIAFGVKLAVFPLHTWLPDAHGEASSPVSMILAGVLLKMGGYGIIRLNLEMLPNAHIYFAPVLAILGVVNIIYGALNSFAQNNMKRRLAYSSISHMGFVLLGIASFTDLGINGAMLQMISHGLIASVLFFLAGITYDRTHTMMMEEMGGVGQAMPKVFALFTIGAMASLALPGMSGFAGELSVFLGITTSDIYSSTFCTVTIFLAAVGVILTPIYLLNLLRQVFYGNGKSLICDINNTTSTNLTDEEVACFGTDCLLPSQSIYRDASPREIFIAACFIVLIVGIGLYPKAAMGMYDAKTVAINTQVRQSYTQIAQTNPRVYANGFLNPQIIESEMPSVLGTLNQ; this is encoded by the coding sequence ATGATGGCGGATCAATTTCCTTGGCTGACCGCGATAATTCTACTACCATTAGTAGGCGCTTTTTTGATTCCTTTACTACCCGATAAAGATGGTAAATATGTGCGCTGGTATGCACTAGGTGTAGGCATCGCCGACTTTATCTTAATGTGCCTTGCATTCTGGCTCAACTACGACCCCAATAGTACAACCTTTCAAATGGCGGAAAGCTACAGTTGGCTTCCCCAAATAGGTTTAAGTTGGTCAGTTTCCGTTGATGGGCTATCATTTCCCCTAGTATTACTAGCAGGATTCGTCACCACATTAGCCATTTTTTCTGCATGGCAAGTTGACAGAAGACCAAAACTATTTTATTCATTAATGTTGGTACTTTACGCTGCCCAAATAGGCGTATTCGTTGCCCAAGACTTGCTATTATTCTTTATTATGTGGGAAGTCGAACTGATTCCCGTTTATCTACTGATTTGCATTTGGGGTGGACAAAAACGCCGCTATGCAGCCACAAAATTTTTAATATATACCGCTGCTGCTTCTATATTTATTATCGTCGCTGCGATCGCTATGGCGCTGTATGGAGGTAATGACGTTACTTTCGATATTGTTGCCCTTAAACTCAAAGATTATCCCCTCGGTTTAGAACTATTCCTCTACGCCGGATTACTCATTGCATTTGGTGTTAAATTAGCAGTCTTCCCCCTACACACCTGGCTTCCAGATGCTCATGGTGAAGCTTCTTCACCAGTATCAATGATTTTGGCTGGTGTCCTCCTAAAAATGGGTGGATATGGAATCATTCGCCTCAATTTAGAAATGCTGCCCAATGCACATATCTACTTTGCCCCAGTTTTAGCGATTCTTGGTGTTGTTAATATTATCTACGGCGCTTTAAACTCCTTTGCTCAAAACAACATGAAGCGTCGTTTAGCATACTCATCCATATCTCACATGGGATTCGTCCTGTTGGGTATTGCTTCTTTTACCGACTTAGGCATCAACGGGGCAATGTTACAAATGATATCCCATGGTTTGATTGCTTCAGTTCTATTCTTCCTTGCTGGTATTACTTACGACCGTACCCACACAATGATGATGGAGGAAATGGGCGGTGTAGGTCAAGCTATGCCCAAAGTTTTCGCCCTATTTACCATCGGTGCTATGGCATCTTTAGCACTTCCAGGCATGAGTGGTTTTGCGGGTGAGCTTTCAGTATTTCTAGGTATTACCACCAGCGATATTTACAGTTCCACCTTCTGTACAGTCACAATTTTCCTTGCCGCAGTGGGAGTTATTCTTACCCCAATTTACCTTCTCAATCTTCTCAGACAGGTATTTTATGGAAATGGGAAAAGCCTGATTTGTGACATAAATAACACCACATCAACAAATTTGACAGACGAAGAAGTTGCCTGTTTTGGAACAGACTGTCTTTTACCCAGTCAATCCATCTATCGAGATGCTAGTCCCCGCGAAATATTTATCGCTGCTTGTTTCATAGTGTTGATAGTTGGAATTGGTTTATATCCCAAGGCGGCAATGGGAATGTATGATGCGAAAACTGTGGCTATAAATACTCAAGTCCGCCAATCTTACACCCAAATTGCTCAAACCAATCCTCGTGTATACGCTAATGGCTTTTTGAATCCTCAAATTATTGAGTCGGAGATGCCTTCGGTTTTAGGAACTTTGAATCAGTAA
- the aroB gene encoding 3-dehydroquinate synthase — protein MASTITVSLPQQSYEIAIAPGSLSLLGGHLAKLNLGKKILVVSNPTVFPLYGESAIASLQEAGFDVFTCILPDGERYKNLEVLQKIYDVCLQNRLERSSTMVALGGGVIGDMTGFAAATWLRGINFVQVPTTLLAMVDSSIGGKTGVNHPQGKNLIGAFYQPQFVLIDPDVLKTLPVREFRAGMAEVIKYGVIWDRDFFAQMEASSHLDAMDNISPELMELILKRSCQAKADVVSQDEKESGIRAILNYGHTIGHAVESLTGYTEVVHGEGVGIGMVAAGKIAAELGMWTQAEVERQDSLIVKAGLPRKLPPGLDISQIVEALQIDKKVKAGKVRFILPTQIGNVTITDEVPADIILRVLAEMGN, from the coding sequence ATGGCTTCAACGATTACAGTTAGTTTACCGCAGCAATCTTACGAAATAGCGATCGCACCCGGCAGTTTGAGCTTACTGGGTGGACATTTAGCTAAATTGAACTTGGGAAAAAAGATTCTGGTGGTGTCAAACCCAACGGTATTTCCCCTTTATGGTGAAAGTGCGATCGCGTCACTCCAAGAAGCTGGTTTTGATGTCTTTACCTGCATCCTCCCTGATGGTGAACGTTATAAAAATTTGGAGGTTTTGCAAAAAATATATGATGTTTGTTTGCAAAATCGCCTAGAACGCTCCTCCACAATGGTGGCTTTGGGTGGAGGTGTAATTGGTGATATGACTGGCTTTGCTGCTGCTACCTGGCTTCGAGGAATCAATTTTGTTCAGGTTCCCACGACACTTTTAGCCATGGTGGATTCTTCCATCGGTGGGAAAACGGGTGTGAATCATCCCCAAGGGAAAAACCTGATTGGCGCATTCTACCAACCTCAATTTGTGCTAATTGACCCGGATGTGTTGAAGACTTTGCCTGTAAGGGAATTTCGAGCCGGGATGGCAGAAGTAATTAAATATGGGGTAATTTGGGATAGGGATTTTTTTGCTCAGATGGAAGCTAGCTCCCATTTAGATGCGATGGATAATATTAGTCCAGAGTTGATGGAACTCATATTAAAGCGTTCTTGTCAAGCTAAAGCTGATGTAGTTAGTCAGGATGAAAAAGAGTCGGGAATCCGGGCAATTCTCAATTATGGACATACCATCGGACATGCAGTGGAAAGCTTGACAGGTTACACCGAAGTGGTTCACGGTGAAGGTGTGGGGATTGGGATGGTAGCAGCGGGGAAGATTGCGGCTGAATTGGGAATGTGGACACAAGCAGAGGTAGAAAGGCAAGATAGTTTGATTGTCAAAGCTGGCTTACCCAGAAAATTACCCCCAGGTTTGGACATTAGTCAAATAGTTGAAGCGCTGCAAATCGATAAAAAAGTTAAAGCGGGAAAAGTCAGGTTTATTTTACCGACTCAAATCGGGAATGTCACAATTACTGATGAAGTGCCAGCAGATATTATTCTTCGAGTTTTAGCTGAAATGGGAAATTAG
- a CDS encoding TolC family protein produces MLSSQSVWANKVKVTGVQPGILPTTELGFLTTMRNGLLDNHFNPQLSIEDDLGNLASFSFAGGNMVEMLANPTIISTVLTPPQLSQSSSPGEVIVKDNIPVSGVVKTVQSEPKLDLNNRVEAKAQSRISTSVNKKILPASWQKILDSQKKTNTLNNFLATRKVDSKASVLIADKWCDDLPNNQLTNLSVSECRKLVLQKAGQTRNLHLAQTKPKTVPPTVTPVVTPVMAKPAGGSTKTPNSGGTVPPTVTPVVTPVTPKPAGDSTKTPNSGGTVPPVMAKPGAGSTRIPDYLNPNPNLLTFPTKPSEVKLQASQPLSLEQALELARRNNRELQVSLLQLEGSRSALREQQASLFPNLNLSTGINKVESPDFSSGTSIDGQAQINYNLYTSGARQAAIRSAEEQVRSSELTVEQQSETIRLNVTGQYYDLQQADQNVRISRKAVQNAEVSLKDTQALESAGVGTQFDVLRSRVNLANAQQDLVNALSSQRVAQRQLVVTLSLPQTLTVTASDEVKPAGLWDLSLEESVVLALQNRPELQQTLVARNQSEQRRRQALAQLGPQVSFTGQYRLTDQFKDTIPVNDTYSLRVQASLNLFDGGASRARAAQEKTNIAIAETNFANQRDQIRFEVERFYSQQESNRQNIQTANVAVDEAERALQLARLRFQAGVGTQTDVINSENDLTRAEGNQVQAILNYNRALASLQRSVTLRGLQRR; encoded by the coding sequence GTGTTATCCAGTCAATCAGTTTGGGCTAATAAGGTGAAAGTCACAGGTGTACAGCCAGGGATTTTACCAACTACCGAGTTGGGATTTTTAACGACCATGAGAAATGGTTTGCTAGATAATCACTTTAATCCCCAGTTATCAATTGAGGATGACTTGGGTAATTTAGCCAGTTTTAGTTTTGCTGGCGGTAATATGGTGGAAATGTTGGCAAATCCAACTATTATCTCAACTGTGTTGACACCGCCACAATTATCCCAATCAAGTTCTCCTGGGGAGGTTATCGTCAAAGATAATATACCTGTTTCAGGAGTGGTGAAGACAGTCCAATCAGAGCCAAAATTAGATCTAAATAATCGGGTTGAGGCTAAAGCACAATCCCGAATTTCAACATCTGTAAATAAAAAAATATTACCTGCTTCTTGGCAGAAAATACTAGATAGTCAGAAAAAAACAAATACTCTAAATAATTTTTTAGCAACTCGTAAAGTTGATTCAAAGGCATCTGTATTAATTGCTGATAAGTGGTGCGATGATTTACCCAATAATCAACTAACTAATTTGTCAGTTTCTGAGTGCCGGAAGTTGGTGTTACAGAAAGCAGGGCAAACCCGGAATCTGCATCTGGCACAAACAAAGCCAAAGACAGTACCACCCACTGTTACACCAGTAGTGACACCAGTTATGGCAAAACCTGCTGGTGGTTCTACTAAAACACCTAATTCTGGGGGAACAGTACCACCCACTGTTACACCAGTAGTGACACCAGTTACGCCAAAACCTGCTGGTGATTCTACTAAAACACCTAATTCTGGGGGAACAGTGCCACCAGTTATGGCAAAACCTGGTGCTGGTTCTACTCGGATACCCGATTATCTCAACCCAAATCCAAATTTACTGACATTTCCAACCAAACCCAGCGAAGTAAAACTGCAAGCTTCCCAACCACTGAGTTTGGAGCAAGCTTTGGAACTAGCGCGACGTAATAATCGAGAGTTACAGGTGTCATTGTTACAGTTGGAAGGTAGTCGTTCGGCACTGCGGGAACAACAAGCATCGCTTTTTCCTAACTTGAATTTGAGTACTGGTATTAATAAGGTCGAGTCACCTGATTTTTCATCTGGAACAAGTATTGATGGACAAGCGCAGATAAATTATAACTTGTATACTTCTGGTGCTAGACAGGCGGCTATTCGTTCGGCAGAAGAGCAGGTGCGTTCTAGTGAGCTAACTGTTGAGCAGCAATCGGAGACGATTCGTTTAAATGTTACGGGTCAGTATTATGATTTGCAACAAGCTGATCAGAATGTTCGCATATCCAGAAAAGCTGTACAGAATGCTGAAGTGAGTTTGAAGGATACGCAAGCATTGGAAAGTGCTGGAGTTGGAACACAGTTTGACGTGTTGCGATCGCGTGTTAATTTAGCGAACGCTCAACAAGACTTAGTAAACGCACTTTCATCTCAACGGGTTGCTCAGAGGCAGTTGGTGGTGACGTTGAGTTTACCGCAAACTCTGACAGTTACTGCTTCTGACGAAGTTAAACCTGCTGGGTTGTGGGATTTGAGTTTGGAAGAGAGTGTTGTTTTGGCGTTACAGAACCGACCAGAATTACAGCAAACCTTGGTAGCGAGAAATCAGAGCGAACAACGCAGAAGACAAGCACTTGCTCAACTTGGTCCTCAGGTTAGTTTTACTGGTCAATATAGATTGACTGATCAGTTTAAAGACACTATTCCAGTTAATGATACTTATTCGCTGCGAGTACAAGCTAGTTTAAACTTATTTGATGGTGGAGCCTCTCGCGCTCGTGCTGCTCAGGAGAAAACGAATATAGCGATCGCTGAAACCAATTTCGCTAACCAACGGGATCAAATTCGCTTTGAGGTTGAGAGGTTTTATTCACAGCAAGAGTCGAACCGCCAAAATATTCAAACGGCAAATGTGGCAGTTGATGAGGCGGAGCGAGCTTTACAATTAGCAAGATTACGTTTCCAGGCTGGTGTTGGTACTCAAACTGATGTCATTAACTCAGAAAATGACCTGACCCGCGCTGAAGGAAATCAAGTTCAGGCGATTCTTAACTACAATCGTGCTTTGGCGAGTCTTCAACGTTCAGTAACGCTGCGAGGATTACAAAGAAGGTAG
- a CDS encoding RluA family pseudouridine synthase yields the protein MVLHRVTDFVGEGFAVPDLLPGYYYEGVCPQTGVLLRLPRTALVESVARGLMADLAVDEGYAQKGKMFGVLLVELPSGEQRVLKAFSGLLNGCNLVEGWVPPIPGRESVVVDETETLVMLDAIKQELIRLRELPERLEYENLAREWEVTLQQMSVVHSDRKSQRSQERQAFAEDITVLTRLDYESRKDGTERRLLKRKIRGVLEPLELVIKAADARIQELKSQRRQLSRQLQVKMHAAYSVMNFYGMSQSLQKFMPHGLPTGTGDCCAPKLLNYAASNGFKPLAMAEFWWGAGTFTGKVSGEFYGACVERCQPMMGFLLSGLNEGRSQEAEGSHDEQIFSPVKNVRDFSTTPYSLLPTHLQVRKLEIAEISVIYEDEWLMVVNKPAGLLSVPGRYYDTQDSVVSRLQNVLPDGNKIASVHRLDGETSGILLLAKDTQTHRQLSGQFQGRKVKKVYEALLSGLLSSDRGTVELPLWGNPENRPYQQVNWEYGKPSVTNFEVIKREGNYTRINFYPLTGRTHQLRVHAADKAGLNIPILGDSLYGCDDGRRLHLHAKELCFGHPQSGENLCLQVETPF from the coding sequence ATGGTTTTACATCGGGTTACGGATTTTGTGGGTGAGGGGTTTGCAGTTCCGGATTTGTTGCCGGGTTACTATTATGAAGGTGTTTGTCCACAGACGGGGGTGTTGTTGAGGTTGCCCCGCACTGCTTTGGTGGAGTCTGTTGCACGGGGTTTGATGGCTGATTTGGCGGTTGATGAGGGGTATGCTCAAAAGGGAAAGATGTTTGGTGTTTTGTTGGTTGAGTTGCCAAGTGGGGAACAGAGGGTGTTGAAGGCTTTTTCTGGGTTGCTAAATGGTTGTAATCTGGTGGAGGGTTGGGTACCTCCGATTCCGGGACGTGAGTCGGTGGTGGTGGATGAGACGGAAACTTTGGTGATGTTGGATGCCATTAAGCAGGAGTTGATTCGTCTTCGGGAGTTGCCGGAACGTTTAGAGTATGAAAATTTGGCACGGGAATGGGAAGTAACGTTACAACAGATGTCTGTTGTTCATAGCGATCGCAAGTCTCAACGAAGTCAAGAAAGACAGGCTTTTGCTGAGGATATCACTGTTTTGACTCGGTTGGATTATGAAAGTCGTAAGGATGGAACTGAAAGAAGGTTGCTGAAACGGAAAATTAGAGGTGTTTTAGAACCTTTGGAGTTGGTGATTAAGGCAGCAGATGCACGAATTCAGGAGTTAAAAAGCCAACGTCGGCAACTTTCTCGTCAGCTTCAAGTTAAGATGCACGCGGCTTATTCAGTGATGAATTTTTATGGAATGTCTCAATCTTTACAGAAGTTTATGCCCCATGGGTTGCCGACGGGAACTGGAGACTGTTGCGCTCCTAAGTTACTAAATTATGCTGCTAGTAACGGTTTTAAGCCTTTGGCTATGGCTGAATTTTGGTGGGGTGCTGGAACTTTTACTGGGAAGGTATCGGGTGAATTTTATGGTGCTTGTGTCGAACGTTGCCAACCCATGATGGGGTTTTTACTGTCGGGGTTAAATGAAGGCAGAAGTCAGGAGGCAGAAGGCAGTCACGATGAACAAATTTTTTCCCCCGTCAAAAATGTAAGGGATTTTTCTACTACTCCCTACTCACTACTCCCTACTCACTTACAAGTCAGGAAACTTGAAATTGCTGAGATTTCGGTGATTTATGAGGATGAATGGTTGATGGTGGTGAATAAACCTGCTGGTTTGTTATCAGTTCCGGGAAGATATTACGATACTCAAGATAGTGTGGTGAGTCGTTTGCAGAATGTATTGCCGGATGGGAATAAGATTGCTAGTGTACACCGTTTGGATGGGGAAACTTCTGGTATTTTGTTACTGGCAAAGGATACCCAAACCCATCGTCAACTAAGTGGGCAATTTCAAGGTAGAAAAGTAAAGAAGGTTTATGAGGCTTTACTTTCTGGTTTGCTAAGTAGTGATAGAGGTACGGTGGAGTTGCCACTATGGGGAAATCCAGAAAATCGTCCCTATCAACAGGTTAACTGGGAATATGGTAAACCCAGTGTAACTAATTTTGAAGTTATAAAGCGGGAAGGAAACTATACTCGCATTAATTTTTACCCGTTAACAGGACGCACTCATCAGTTACGGGTTCATGCTGCCGATAAAGCAGGATTAAATATACCGATTTTAGGTGATTCATTGTACGGATGTGATGATGGTAGGCGTTTACATCTCCACGCCAAAGAATTGTGTTTTGGACATCCTCAATCTGGGGAAAATCTATGTTTACAAGTAGAAACTCCATTTTGA
- a CDS encoding cytochrome b6-f complex subunit PetL, translated as MLGAILFVLFIGAFIGLAIGLLFGLRAVKLI; from the coding sequence ATGTTGGGCGCTATTCTTTTCGTTCTGTTCATAGGTGCGTTTATCGGCTTGGCAATCGGCTTGCTATTTGGCTTACGTGCTGTCAAGTTGATTTAG